In one window of Temnothorax longispinosus isolate EJ_2023e chromosome 9, Tlon_JGU_v1, whole genome shotgun sequence DNA:
- the LOC139819376 gene encoding uncharacterized protein isoform X2, which produces MKTSMISAMRILLGCIVYLLSTVSARTAIMPPPWADPSSNPCAAQPRGWQLLYWPADGKCYKIFQIGAPCPETMELGPAAGSGGTIAECRCPPGTAQSPRDALCHPIFTRASCSKGQFFAPVSEASDKPGTKPRWGVCRDPETCNEQGEIYWPKDGKCYPKLSKGPCPRGELLIVGEDGLATCSCSTSGELGRYHWLGNGGGCHEHYTKGPCSEPGELFLPGGTCGCHPQLPHYHEPSGMCYQLGGVDPCPQGHHFVVTMDARSSQEDVARARCVCKSGHVLYKDGFCYRLHTRGPCESGYMLMNSSTCIPVPCKRGRLYFPQEKTCYKVGTRGPCPNGQIVLYDYNVRPSLDGISYNGVCGCTNSMRDAGKCLTNESDDCESTPGMVRIKKTCYKLYTQGPCTAGEWLVAQRTPRNSRLWRHGGESRPRARCECRPGYKKIVQSSGEALDELDSNNLISPNNCQPPVVSLAKFLNDNIKSIVI; this is translated from the exons ATGAAAACGTCGATGATAAG CGCGATGCGGATTCTCTTAGGGTGCATCGTCTACCTTCTGTCAACGGTCAGCGCGAGGACCGCGATAATGCCGCCGCCGTGGGCCGATCCATCGAGCAACCCCTGTGCCGCGCAACCACGTGGTTGGCAGCTGTTGTACTGGCCGGCCGACGGAAAGtgctacaaaatatttcag ATCGGCGCTCCGTGTCCGGAAACCATGGAACTAGGCCCGGCGGCCGGTAGCGGCGGAACAATTGCGGAATGTAGGTGTCCCCCGGGAACCGCACAATCGCCCAGGGACGCATTGTGCCATCCAATATTCACGAGAGCGTCCTGCTCCAAGGGTCAATTCTTCGCACCCGTGTCCGAGGCGTCGGATAAACCAGG CACGAAGCCACGATGGGGAGTCTGTCGCGATCCCGAAACCTGCAACGAGCAAGGCGAAATCTACTGGCCCAAGGACGGCAAGTGCTACCCGAAGCTCAGCAAAGGCCCGTGTCCACGTGGCGAGCTTCTTATCGTAGGCGAAGATGGTCTAGCGACCTGTTCGTGCTCGACGAGCGGCGAACTGGGCAGGTACCATTGGCTGGGAAACGGCGGTGGTTGCCACGAACACTATACCAAGGGTCCCTGCTCGGAGCCGGGAGAATTGTTTCTGCCGGGTGGAACGTGCGGCTGCCATCCTCAATTACCTCACTATCACGAACCGAGCGGGATGTGCTATCAGTTAG GCGGCGTCGATCCATGTCCGCAAGGACATCACTTTGTGGTGACAATGGACGCTCGATCATCGCAGGAGGACGTCGCGCGAGCCAGATGCGTTTGCAAATCAGGCCATGTGCTGTACAAAGACGGATTCTGCTATCGACTGCACACGAGGGGACCCTGCGAGAGCGGCTATATGCTGATGAACTCATCGACCTGCATTCCCGTGCCATGCAAACGTGGTAGACTGTACTTTCCTCAGGAGAAGACCTGCTACAAGGTCGGTACGCGGGGACCGTGTCCGAATGGGCAAATAGTGTTGTACGATTACAACGTGAGACCGTCCCTCGACGGGATCAGTTACAACGGCGTGTGCGGATGTACCAACAGCATGAGGGATGCCGGCAAGTGCCTGACGAATGAGAGCGACGACTGCGAGAGCACGCCAGGCATGGTCAGGATCAAAAAAACCTGTTACAAGTTATACACGCAGGGCCCGTGTACCGCGGGAGAATGGCTGGTCGCCCAGAGGACACCGAGAAACAGTCGGTTGTGGCGACATGGGGGAGAATCGCGACCGAGAGCCAGGTGCGAGTGCCGACCTGGTTACAAGAAGATCGTCCAGAGCTCTGGTGAGGCTCTGGATGAGCTGGACAGCAATAATCTGATCTCGCCGAACAATTGCCAGCCACCCGTAGTGAGTCTGGCAAAATTTCTCAACGATAATATCAAATCAATAGTGATCTGA
- the LOC139819376 gene encoding uncharacterized protein isoform X1: protein MVILPSLSRALLPLPARTARRHTHRHFALSRYSRFELPHSVEALSTCDSGTSSVKFAFAFDRVEDESAMRILLGCIVYLLSTVSARTAIMPPPWADPSSNPCAAQPRGWQLLYWPADGKCYKIFQIGAPCPETMELGPAAGSGGTIAECRCPPGTAQSPRDALCHPIFTRASCSKGQFFAPVSEASDKPGTKPRWGVCRDPETCNEQGEIYWPKDGKCYPKLSKGPCPRGELLIVGEDGLATCSCSTSGELGRYHWLGNGGGCHEHYTKGPCSEPGELFLPGGTCGCHPQLPHYHEPSGMCYQLGGVDPCPQGHHFVVTMDARSSQEDVARARCVCKSGHVLYKDGFCYRLHTRGPCESGYMLMNSSTCIPVPCKRGRLYFPQEKTCYKVGTRGPCPNGQIVLYDYNVRPSLDGISYNGVCGCTNSMRDAGKCLTNESDDCESTPGMVRIKKTCYKLYTQGPCTAGEWLVAQRTPRNSRLWRHGGESRPRARCECRPGYKKIVQSSGEALDELDSNNLISPNNCQPPVVSLAKFLNDNIKSIVI from the exons ATGGTCATTTTGCCCTCGCTGTCGCGCGCACTTTTGCCCCTTCCCGCACGCACGGCGAGACGACACACGCATCGACATTTCGCGCTATCGCGATACTCCCGTTTCGAACTTCCACATTCTGTTGAAGCGCTCTCCACTTGCGACTCGGGCACGAGCTCGGTGAAATTTGCTTTTGCATTCGACCGCGTCGAAGATGAAAG CGCGATGCGGATTCTCTTAGGGTGCATCGTCTACCTTCTGTCAACGGTCAGCGCGAGGACCGCGATAATGCCGCCGCCGTGGGCCGATCCATCGAGCAACCCCTGTGCCGCGCAACCACGTGGTTGGCAGCTGTTGTACTGGCCGGCCGACGGAAAGtgctacaaaatatttcag ATCGGCGCTCCGTGTCCGGAAACCATGGAACTAGGCCCGGCGGCCGGTAGCGGCGGAACAATTGCGGAATGTAGGTGTCCCCCGGGAACCGCACAATCGCCCAGGGACGCATTGTGCCATCCAATATTCACGAGAGCGTCCTGCTCCAAGGGTCAATTCTTCGCACCCGTGTCCGAGGCGTCGGATAAACCAGG CACGAAGCCACGATGGGGAGTCTGTCGCGATCCCGAAACCTGCAACGAGCAAGGCGAAATCTACTGGCCCAAGGACGGCAAGTGCTACCCGAAGCTCAGCAAAGGCCCGTGTCCACGTGGCGAGCTTCTTATCGTAGGCGAAGATGGTCTAGCGACCTGTTCGTGCTCGACGAGCGGCGAACTGGGCAGGTACCATTGGCTGGGAAACGGCGGTGGTTGCCACGAACACTATACCAAGGGTCCCTGCTCGGAGCCGGGAGAATTGTTTCTGCCGGGTGGAACGTGCGGCTGCCATCCTCAATTACCTCACTATCACGAACCGAGCGGGATGTGCTATCAGTTAG GCGGCGTCGATCCATGTCCGCAAGGACATCACTTTGTGGTGACAATGGACGCTCGATCATCGCAGGAGGACGTCGCGCGAGCCAGATGCGTTTGCAAATCAGGCCATGTGCTGTACAAAGACGGATTCTGCTATCGACTGCACACGAGGGGACCCTGCGAGAGCGGCTATATGCTGATGAACTCATCGACCTGCATTCCCGTGCCATGCAAACGTGGTAGACTGTACTTTCCTCAGGAGAAGACCTGCTACAAGGTCGGTACGCGGGGACCGTGTCCGAATGGGCAAATAGTGTTGTACGATTACAACGTGAGACCGTCCCTCGACGGGATCAGTTACAACGGCGTGTGCGGATGTACCAACAGCATGAGGGATGCCGGCAAGTGCCTGACGAATGAGAGCGACGACTGCGAGAGCACGCCAGGCATGGTCAGGATCAAAAAAACCTGTTACAAGTTATACACGCAGGGCCCGTGTACCGCGGGAGAATGGCTGGTCGCCCAGAGGACACCGAGAAACAGTCGGTTGTGGCGACATGGGGGAGAATCGCGACCGAGAGCCAGGTGCGAGTGCCGACCTGGTTACAAGAAGATCGTCCAGAGCTCTGGTGAGGCTCTGGATGAGCTGGACAGCAATAATCTGATCTCGCCGAACAATTGCCAGCCACCCGTAGTGAGTCTGGCAAAATTTCTCAACGATAATATCAAATCAATAGTGATCTGA